The Camelina sativa cultivar DH55 chromosome 16, Cs, whole genome shotgun sequence sequence TTGTCATTTATACACTGAATCTGTGGGATTTTTAGCTCGGTGGTATTGGAAAGTTTGGATGTATATAAAGGATCATCTACCAGTTCTTAGTTCTCATCACAACATTTTGTATTCCATTTTTTCACTACCAGTTCTCAGCTCTCTTTTACTGTTTTGGTGGCATATTTGGGTTCGGGTACAGTTTTTGATCATGTCTCAAAGTTCTTTGTTGGGTAAGAGTGGTGTGAGTAAGAGTGATGAGGGTATGGTTCCTAAGCGCAGAATCAAAATCCcattttttgataactcagcttTGATAGCAGGATACTCAAAGACAGTTGTGGGTCGCTGTATAAACCCAAGAATGCAGGACATGAAGTCCCTTCTGATCATGCTTCCCAAGATTTGGCATTTGGAAGGACGTGTTATGGGAGCTGACTTAGGGATGGGGAAGTTCCAGTTTGATTTTGACAATGAGGAGGACATTACGGAGGTACTCTAGATGGCTCCATTTCATTTTGACCGCTGGATGGTGGCAATGGTGCGATGGAGTTCAACGGTGGATCCGGCTTATCCTTCGGAGTTAACTTTTTGGGTTAGAGTACTGGATGTCCCTTTTCAGTTATGGGCTGAACCAACCTTCCGGAGCATTGGTGCAGAGATTGGTCGGGTGGAGATGGTCGATATTGATGGTGGAAGGGTGAAAGTTACAGTCAACGGGTTCAAGCCTTTATGCTTTTCTACGATCATCGAGTTCTATAGTGGGGAGGAAACAATCGTTACTCTCCGTTATGAGAGACTTCATGGATTCTGCAAAAAATGTTTCAGCTTATGTCATGACGAGGATCACTGCCCGTTGTGGAAGATTGATCGGATTACTCCAGCTCTGCACTTTTCGAGGGAAGATGATCTGGTTCGCCCTTTGCAGAGTTACAAAGGGGCTGTCACAAGTGACAGGAATAAGGGGAAGGGCAAAGAAGGGGAGAGTCGGGAACCAGCTTCTAACAAGGCCGGACAGCGACATCTTAAAGGGAAGCAGGATACAGGGGTTACAAGTCGGTCTTCACGGGAAAGGGGTGAACCGTCATCTAAACCCCGTTGGTTCACTAACTACGTGCAATTCAATGATCATCGTCATATGGCTAAAGTTGTTGTGGCTGCTGCATCTGCTTCTGCTCCAGTTCTGGTTGAGGAGTTGGAACAAGGACAGATCCAAGTTCCTGTTGAACAAGTAGCGATGCAATCCTCATCCTCAATCAATGGTGTCCCACCACTGAAGAAGGTTCGGAGACCTCTATTTCAGGATGCGAGGGTGGTTCCAAATCCTGATATGAACGAGGTGAATGGTTCAGATGCGGTGGGGACTGCAGAGTCAACGGTTCCGAATGCAGATGCAAACGGTTTGAAGTTGCCTGTTTCGGTTGATCTGCAAACTGCTTCCGTAGAAGCATCTGCTTCCGTAGAAGCATCTGCTTCCGTAGAAGCATCTGCTTCCGTAGAAGCATCTGCTTCCGTAGAAGCATCTGCTTCCGTAGAAGCATCTGCTTCCGTAGAAGCATCTGCTTCCGTAGAAGCATCTGCTTCCGTAGAAGCATCTGCTTCCGTAGAAGCATCTGCTTCCGTAGAAGCATCTGCTTCCGTAGAAGCATCTGCTTCCGTAGAAGCATCTGCTTCCGTAGAAGCATCTGCTTCCGTAGAAGCATCTGCTTCCGTAGAAGCATCTGCTTCCGTAGAAGCATCTGCTTCCGTAGAAGCATCTGCTTCCGTAGAAGCATCTGCTTCCGTAGAAGCATCTGCTTCCGTAGAAGCATCTGCTTCCGTAGAAGCATCTGCTTCCGTAGAAGCATCTGCTTCCGTAGAAGCATCTGCTTCCGTAGAAGCATCTGCTTCCGTAGAAGCATCTGCTTCCGTAGAAGCATCTGCTTCCGTAGAAGCATCTGCTTCCGTAGAAGCATCTGCTTCCGTAGAAGCATCTGCTTCCGTAGAAGCATCTGCTTCCGTAGAAGCATCTGCTTCCGTAGAAGCATCTGCTTCCGTAGAAGCATCTGCTTCCGTAGAAGCATCTGCTTCCGTAGAAGCATCTGCTTCCGTAGAAGCATCTGCTTCCGTAGAAGCATCTGCTTCCGTAGAAGCATCTGCTTCCGTAGAAGCATCTGCTTCCGTAGAAGCATCTGCTTCCGTAGAAGCATCTGCTTCCGTAGAAGCAAGGATCGCTGAGACTCCAGTTTCCTTAATCACAACGAGTTCGGTTATAAGCCAGCAGGATTCGATGGTGGTAAGGAAAGTTTCTGAGGAACCTATTGATCAACTAATGAAGGAGGTAGAGGACAAGGTTGTAGAAACTGAGATTCCTGATCCAGATCAGCAAAATGATGGGGATGTGGCTAACTTGCTGGTGGATCCTTCTCTGGACCCCGTTTCGGACACTGCAACTTTAACGGATGTGATAGCGGATTCAGAGGATGAATCCATGGATATTGGTGCTGATACGAGTGCAACAACTGTCGGGGTTCCACCAGTGGATAAGGTTCGCAAGACAAAACCTCCTTTGGCACTCAAAGGAGCAGCTCTAAAAAGTTAAATGTGTACTTGCGTACAACACCAAGGAAACGCCCTATCCCCAAGGATTCAATAGGGGATGGACCAAACCCGAGGAACCAGGAACAGGAGAAGGGTCCAACTGGTGGATCAAAGCCACTTAAACCAACTCTGGATAAATGAAGATTTTGAGCTGGAATTGTCAAAGGCTTGGGAACAAAGCAACTATTGGGTATCTTAGGGACTTGTGGGGAAAGCATAGGCCtgattttttatgtttatcTGAAACTAGATAGCCTTTAGCTTTTTTGTTAGTCATTTTGGTTATTCATATTTGAAAACGGTTGATCCTATCGGTTGTAGTCGCGGTTTGGCCTTATTCtataataatacttatgatGTTTCTATTTTATTCAAATCTAATCGTTTGATCGACGTAGAACTTACTTACAAAGgccaaattatttattttacttttgtttatggtgaccCGGTCCCATCGAACCGAGACCTAGTATGGGAACATTTAACGCGGATTGGGTTATCAAGTAATTCCCCTTGGTTTCTTGTTGGAGACTTTAATGAATTAAAAGGTAATCATGAAAAACGAGGAGGGAAGCTCCGCCATGCGtcttcttttgttggttttaataCTATGATTCGACATTGTGGCCTACTAGAGTTTCCTGCGGTCGGGGTTGGCGGGATAAGAAGCCCATTCGGTGTCGTCTTGATCGAGcgttagccaatgagaagctgcATGACTTGTTCAATGATTCCGTCACAAAATATTTACCAATGATCGCCTGGATCATTAACCGGTTTTAGCTTCCCTTGAGGATAAAATCCGACGGGGGAGGAGTTGTTTTCGCTTTGACCAGCGGTGGTTTGATAAAGAGGGTTTCTTTGGCGTTATTTCAGAAGGATGGGGTTCTGGGGTGACGGGGACAAATGGAAACTTAATGGATAAGATAGTTCAGTGTCAGCAGGCAATATCTAAGTGGCGGAAAGCACAGGTCCCATACAGTCGGGAGACGAACGAGGAAATAAAGGGTAGGTTAGCGATCGCCCAAGAGGTTGATAGTGTTTCTGTTGAGGTTATTCGGAGCTGACTTGGAAGCTACGTGAGGCTTATCGGGATGAAGAGATTTACTGGTACCAAAAAAGTCGGAGTCGATGGATGCATCTTGGGGATCAAAACACTAGTTACTTTCATGCCCAAACTAAACAACGTAGAGCTAAAAATTGTATTGTAGGGCTTCATGATGAAGCTGGACAGTGGTTTACGGAGGACTCTCAAGTAAAGGGTAtagttttatcttattttcaagagTTATTCACATCCACGGATCCTACAGATTTTGAGGAAACACTGGCTGAGGTGGACATGTCCATCACGGGTGAGGATAATGAGACATTGACGCGACCAATCACAGAGAGGGAAATCAAAGAGGCCTTATTTATGATGCACCCTGATAAAGCCCCTGGACCGGATGGTATGACAGCGCTTTTTTACCAACGGGCATGGGACATGGTCAAGGTTGGCTTAAAACTTTTGGTAGACACTTTGATTTCGATAAACGATTAAATATGACAAATATTTGCCTAATTCCAAAGGTTGATAAACCGACCCGGATGTCTGAGTGGAGACCTATTAGTCTATGCAATGTTGGTTACAAGATTATGTTGGAGAATCAATCGGCGTTTGTAGATGGACAGCTAATTAtggataatattttgattgctcaagagatgtttcatggacTACGTACTAATCCCTCATGCAAGGGTAAGTTCATGGCCATAAAAACAGATATGAGCAAGGCCTATGATCGGGTCGAATGGCCCTTTATTGAACATCTGTTACggaaatttggtttttgtgagAAATGGATATCTTGGATCATATGGTGTGTGACTTCGGTTCAGTATAGCGTTTTGCTCAATGGCCAACAACATGGGTCCATAACTCCTTCTCGCACTTACTGTTCgcagatgatagtctgtttttctgTCGGGCCACAAAGGAGCAATGTGAGGCTGTTCTAGGGATACTAAGACAGTATGAACGCGTTTCTGGTCAGCGGATTAATTTCCAGAAGTCATCGATTCAATTTGGCCACACAGTGGATGTTGTTTTGCGTGAGGCACTGAAAGGTGTATTGGGAATCACCACTTTGGGTGGCATGAGTTCCTACTTGGGTATCCCTGAAAGCCTCGGTGggtcaaaaactaaaatcttctcctttgttcAGGATAGACTGCAAAAGCGGACAGGTGGATGGCCTGCTCGACTGCTGTCAAGGGGGGGAGGAGGTAATGATTAAATCAGTGGCTACCGCGGTTCCGACCTTTGTAATGTCTTGTTTTCGactcccaaaaaaaattacacgGAAGATTACGAGTGCGATCTCTAACTTTTGGTGGAGTTCTTCTGGAGAAACACAAGGTTTACACTGGGTTACTTGGGACATGTTATGTATTGATAAGATGGAGGGAGGTTTGGGTTTTCGGTATCTGGATGATTTTAACACTGCACTGTTGGCTAAACAACTCTAGCGGTTGATTCTGGTTCCAGACTCCTTATTTGCGCGGGTGTTTAAAGGAAGATACTATAGGCACTCTGATTctttggatccaattaaatcttacTCTCTGTTTTATGGATGGTGGAGTATTGTATatgctcgctctctggtaaacaaaggactcattaaacgAGTAGGATCCGGTGATTCCATTTTAGTATGGTCTGACCCCTGGATtcctgctcaatccccgagactAGCATTGTGTTCGGGATCGCCAGCCGATCCTACGCTCAGAGTTGAAACCTTCATTGACAGGAGCTCACACTCCTGGGATTTGGCCTTGCTTTCGGCCTCTTTTGAGCCGGAGGATGTTGCCCTTATTTCAGCTTTACCTCTTGGTAATTCCCCCACACCGGATAGATTgggttggcattttacaaaatctggTATGTACACCGTTAAATTTGGGTATCAGACTTTGCGTCAGAAACCGGGGACTGCCTATCCTGTTATCGGTCCGGACATTGTTCCTCTTCAGGCATTTGTCTGGCAACTTCGGTGtccaccaaaaatcaaacattttttgtGGCAAGCAATTACGGGTTGTGTGGCTACAACAACTAATTTGCGGTGTCGTGGTCTGGACTGTGATCAGGATTGCACACTTTGTGGGGGGATGGAGGAGACAATCAATCATGCTATCTTCTTATGTCCTCCGGCTAAGCAGGTTTGGGGTTTGTCCTCCTTCCCGACATCCCCGGACTTATTTCCTTCAGACTCGATCTATGCAAACATGGATTATCTATTTTGGAGAATTCAACAGGGTTCTTCGATGGATGTGTtcccatggattttgtggtatatctggaaagccAGAAATGATAAAGTCTTTAGTAATTTGGACTCCAACCCACTAGTTGTCTTGCAGATAGCGGAGGAGGAAGCAAAACTTTGGTTTTCGGCGCAAGAGGAGGGATCGGGATCGCCGTCTCAGGATGTTTTTTGCCAGATTCCTGGTCCCATAGTCAATACAATGACTGCGATTGATACATATGGAACAAACCACCGTTGTTTtgtggatggatcttggaaggcgtCCGACCACTTTATCGGTAGAGGATGGCATTGCATTCCCCCTAAGGGGGAATCTCCCATTATGGGTGCATCTAATTCTCGTCGAAGCTTGTCACCCCTCCATGCAGATGTGGAAGCACTCATCTGGGCAATGCGATGAATGATTGGTGCGGATAAAGAGAGAGTAGTTTTTCTCACGGattgttctgatttggtgaagatggtgtcttcgccttccgagtggcctgCCTTCAAAACATATTTTGACTTGATTGAAGATGATAAGAAAGAATTCATATCTTTCGTTGTTGATCTGATCCCCCGTTCACAGAATGGTGTCGCGAATAAGCTGACACGTCGAGTTAGAGTGGAGTCGCATCaggttttctttgtcaatgtTTTTCCTtacaattggctcgtttgagctaatccGGTactttgttgtaaaaaaaaaacaatttataaaacttcaacgATGTTCGGTTTTGTTATCAAACAATGAATTTGCAATTTGTTGTGACAAAAAAAGTGAATTTGCAATTTGCAGGTGGGGTAtgatattgaaaagtcaaatgtTGATTAAGGtggttttaattttgtaaaaatgaaACTTCTGTGGTCAAATTTCGAAATATCAGCATAAAGTGTGTgtgaaaagaaaaccaaattggGTTCAActataagaaaaacaaactaatggggctaaatccaaaaataaagcaACGCGAGTACAGTGCGAATCTGGTACTGGTGGAAACAACAACTGGACTGAGTCTTtccctaaaaaccctaaacataaatttttagttttagtttggtttcattTCTACTAGGgttgggcataaaaaccgtacccgaatacccaacccggaacccgacccaaaaaaccgggttcgggttgggtacgggtttgcctataaaactctATTGGGTTCTAATTTCTAATACCCGTGGATTCGGGTTAGGATCGGataatacccggtacccgtttgggtacccattaaacccgaaagcataaacatatttataatatttatcattaatataatgcaattatcccaaaatatgattataattttgaatatttcatttagttttatacctaaatatcaaaaataatcaaaatatctaaaatattttgtcacataagtcaaaatttaactaaatttattgaaatttaattaattttaattatattttttcgggtactcGGTAGTTCGAGTACTAATTgggttctaaaatttataacccaaaccgacccgaacccgatagtacctaAACCGAATcaaacccatatatctaaaaatacccaataggttctatttttctaaacccattTACCCGAACTCGAACGGATAATATCCGAATCCGAACGAGTTACCTAAATGCCCAGCCTTATTTCTACTTTCCGcaaccaaccaaacaaaaacatcagAGAGACACAACACGACACAACACACATCATCAcacgtttctctctctctctctctctctctctcttcctcctccgtcGATAGCCACCAtcaaaaatccctaaaacctagacttctctctctctctctctcccatatTTCTGATGGCGGCCAATAACAGATCCGATCACGGATCAGACGAAAACACACGGCTTTACAACCCTTACCAAAACTACGAAGTCCCAATCAACAAATCTCAGTACCTTTACAAGCTTCCTACATCCCCTGAGTTTCTCTTCACGGAGGAGGCTTTGAGGCAGCGTAGATCTTGGGGTGAGAATCTCACTTTCTACACCGGTACAGCTTACCTCGGCGGCTCCGTTGCTGGAGCTTCTTTGGGAGTTATCACTGGAGTCAAAAGCTTCGAATCTGGCGACACGACTAAGCTCAAAATCAACAGGATCTTGAACTCTTCTGGTCAGGCGGGTCGGACTTGGGGTAACAGGGTTGGTATCATTGGTTTGGTCTACGCAGGGATCGAGAGTGGTGTTGTCGCTGGTACGGATAGAGACGATGTTTGGACCAGTGTTGTTGCTGGTCTTGGAACTGGAGCTGTTTGTAGGGCGGCGAGAGGGGTGAGATCCGCGGCTGTGGCTGGTGCTCTTGGTGGACTTGCGGCTGGAGCTGTTGTAGCAGGGAAGCAAATTGTGAAGCGGTATGTTCCCATTTGAAGAGCTGCGAATGTGTTAGAGTCTAATTGGAAGACTCTGTTTTCGTCGTTGTTGAAATTTTTGATAGGAGAAAATGGTGAATTTGATAGGTTTTGGTATGTCTTGGaatcatttaaaaatgaaagctttgtttttggtttctaagAGGTACAAAGTCTGTATGTCTCTCATAATGCAGTTTCACTTTGAAGAATAACctgcaaactttttttttttaatattcatacTGATACCGATTGGTAATTTAATTTGTCATTGAGTGTTTCTGCTAGTTAGtgttttatgtttctgtttGATCATCAATGTTACCATCTTCCTTGATTTGTTAAGAAATGGATGTTTTGTATTGTATCAGACTTGAGAAGAAGCTCTTCTTTCATGTATCTCTTATCATTTCACATCATTGTTCTCCTCTGTTTAGTTATCTGCTAATCTGCTATATTTTGATATTAGAGTCTTAATGATCTCGTGCCTTTCATATTCAATGTAATGGAGAGAGTGAGTACGTATTACACTTGATTCTCAAAGATTGGTATTTCTTATTGTTCCATTTCATTTTGTCTCTGCGGTTTCGCTAGCGATGTTGTGGGGATCAGCTCACGAAGTCTGTTTTTGGGTCTTGTGGGTTTTCTCTATCTAGCTCACTGATATTGTATAATAAACCTCCTTTAAGCTCTTACCATGGAAGCTGCTATTGCTGAAACAAACAATGTTAAGTCTTAACATTCAGTTTTACAGTTTgcttagaatttttttgttactgTTAAGAGATAGAATCAGTTTCAGAACAAAACACTTTATCagagaaacagaacaataaCGTAACAAGAGTAACACTTTATTATAATAGCATACATGTTCCTGCAAGACGacgatttgatttgatttgtgcATCAAACGAGGATCTTCcattaataaacaaacaaatctttaaTAGTGTTGCATTTTACATGAACAAAACTCTTTAAGGAACTCCCACACACTACGGGAGATCACCCCACTGAACTTTGGATGGAACACAACTCATAAAAGACCAACGCTTGCCTTTGCTCTGGCTTGTATGTGATCTTGGAGGTCGACTTCTTCTTGATATGGAATGATTACTGCTCCTATACGGATCAAGTTCTTCGTGGGTCGCAGGTACTGCCACAGTCAGCTTCTTGTTGATCTACGTCGAATTTCCATAGGTCAATACTCAATAGGATTTTCTCATTCGACCCACTCTCTACATAGCAGAGAAATTATTCATGAACTGAGAAAGTTCTGCAAAAAGACTTGT is a genomic window containing:
- the LOC104751123 gene encoding mitochondrial import inner membrane translocase subunit TIM23-2 codes for the protein MAANNRSDHGSDENTRLYNPYQNYEVPINKSQYLYKLPTSPEFLFTEEALRQRRSWGENLTFYTGTAYLGGSVAGASLGVITGVKSFESGDTTKLKINRILNSSGQAGRTWGNRVGIIGLVYAGIESGVVAGTDRDDVWTSVVAGLGTGAVCRAARGVRSAAVAGALGGLAAGAVVAGKQIVKRYVPI